One Mya arenaria isolate MELC-2E11 chromosome 5, ASM2691426v1 genomic window carries:
- the LOC128235022 gene encoding persulfide dioxygenase ETHE1, mitochondrial-like gives MSSVVTSINRCINIVKSISNQTISVTIRNYHCPRVKFGTKPSILCCARARSMYRHFAKDAGKAMSSYAGKEKDYIFRQLMEYKSFTYTYLLADPQTKEAVLIDPVLETVDRDVKIVTDLGLNLVYGMNTHVHADHITGTGRIKEKIPSCKSVISAAGNAKADVQLKDGETVKFGRFELEARSTPGHTNGCMTFVWHEKGIAFTGDAMLIRGCGRTDFQEGNSGVLYDSVHGKIFTLPPEFNLYPAHDYTGQTVTTVAEEKQMNPRLSKPKEEFVKIMENLKLPYPSQIDKALPANLLCGIQPA, from the exons ATGTCCAGTGTAGTTACATCGATAAATCGTTGTATCAACATAGTTAAATCAATTAGCAATCAAACGATTTCAGTGACAATCCGGAATTACCACTGTCCGCGCGTGAAATTTGGAACCAAACCTTCAATTTTGTGTTGCGCACGAGCACGTTCTATGTACAGACATTTTGCAAAAGACGCAGGGAAAGCAATGTCAAGTTACGCAGGAAAAGAAAAGGACTATATTTTCCGACAG CTGATGGAGTACAAGTCGTTCACATACACCTACCTGCTCGCTGACCCCCAGACAAAGGAGGCTGTGTTGATTGACCCTGTGCTGGAAACCGTCGACCGAGATGTGAAAATAGTCACAGATCTTGGCCTTAATCTCGTATATGGCA TGAACACACACGTGCATGCAGATCACATAACGGGAACCGGCCGGATAAAGGAGAAAATCCCTTCCTGTAAGAGTGTAATTAGTGCAGCGGGGAATGCAAAGGCGGACGTTCAGCTTAAAGATGGTGAAACGGTCAAGTTCGGCCGATTTGAGCTGGAAGCACGATCTACACCAGGACATACAAATG GTTGTATGACGTTTGTCTGGCATGAAAAGGGAATTGCGTTCACAGGGGATGCCATGCTTATTAGGGGCTGTGGCCGCACTGACTTCCAGGAAG GTAATTCAGGAGTTCTGTATGATTCTGTCCATGGAAAGATATTCACCCTGCCTCCTGAGTTCAACCTCTATCCTGCTCATGATTACACTG GCCAGACAGTGACCACTGTGGCTGAGGAAAAACAGATGAACCCGCGGCTCAGCAAGCCTAAGGAAGAGTTTGTTAAAATCATGGAAAATCTCAAACTACCCTACCCTTCACAGATAG acaaagCCTTGCCGGCCAACCTGTTGTGTGGAATTCAGCCTGCATAA
- the LOC128235456 gene encoding ice nucleation protein-like produces MPGHRSAVSSGHRSAVSSGHRSAVSSGHRSAVSSGHRSAVFSGHRSAVSSGHRSAVSSGHRSAVSSGHRSAVSSGHRSAVFSGHRSAVSSGHRSAVSSGHRSAVSSSRRSAVSSGHRSAVSSGHRSAVFSGHRSAVSSGHRSAVSSGHRSAVSSGHRSAVSSGHRSAVFSGHRSAVSSGHRSAVFSGHRSAVSSGHRSAVSSGHRSAVSSGHRSAVSSGHRSAVFSGHRSAVSSGHRSAVSSGHRSAVSSGHRSAVSSGHRSAVFSGHRSAVSSGHRSAVSSGHRSAVSSSRRSAVSSGHRSAVSSGHRSAVFSGHRSAVSSGHRSAVSSGHRSAVSSGHRSAVSSGHRSAVFSGHRSAVSSGHRSAVFSGHRSAVSSGHRSAVSSGHRSAVSSGHRSAVSSGHRSAVSSGHRSAVSNLTLVNLIC; encoded by the exons ATGCC CGGTCATAGAAGTGCAGTGTCCAGCGGTCATAGAAGTGCAGTGTCCAGCGGTCATAGAAGTGCAGTGTCCAGCGGTCATAGAAGTGCAGTGTCCAGCGGTCATAGAAGTGCAGTGTTCAGCGGTCATAGAAGTGCAGTGTCCAGCGGTCATAGAAGTGCAGTGTCCAGCGGTCATAGAAGTGCAGTGTCCAGCGGTCATAGAAGTGCAGTGTCCAGCGGTCATAGAAGTGCAGTGTTCAGCGGTCATAGAAGTGCAGTGTCCAGCGGTCATAGAAGTGCAGTGTCCAGCGGTCATAGAAGTGCAGTGTCCAGCAGTCGTAGAAGTGCAGTGTCCAGCGGTCATAGAAGTGCAGTGTCCAGCGGTCATAGAAGTGCAGTGTTCAGCGGTCATAGAAGCGCAGTGTCCAGCGGTCATAGAAGTGCAGTGTCCAGCGGTCATAGAAGCGCAGTGTCCAGCGGTCATAGAAGTGCAGTGTCCAGCGGTCATAGAAGTGCAGTGTTCAGCGGTCATAGAAGTGCAGTGTCCAGCGGTCATAGAAGTGCAGTGTTCAGCGGTCATAGAAGTGCAGTGTCCAGCGGTCATAGAAGTGCAGTGTCCAGCGGTCATAGAAGTGCAGTGTCCAGCGGTCATAGAAGTGCAGTGTCCAGCGGTCATAGAAGTGCAGTGTTCAGCGGTCATAGAAGTGCAGTGTCCAGCGGTCATAGAAGTGCAGTGTCCAGCGGTCATAGAAGTGCAGTGTCCAGCGGTCATAGAAGTGCAGTGTCCAGCGGTCATAGAAGTGCAGTGTTCAGCGGTCATAGAAGTGCAGTGTCCAGCGGTCATAGAAGTGCAGTGTCCAGCGGTCATAGAAGTGCAGTGTCCAGCAGTCGTAGAAGTGCAGTGTCCAGCGGTCATAGAAGTGCAGTGTCCAGCGGTCATAGAAGTGCAGTGTTCAGCGGTCATAGAAGCGCAGTGTCCAGCGGTCATAGAAGTGCAGTGTCCAGCGGTCATAGAAGCGCAGTGTCCAGCGGTCATAGAAGTGCAGTGTCCAGCGGTCATAGAAGTGCAGTGTTCAGCGGTCATAGAAGTGCAGTGTCCAGCGGTCATAGAAGTGCAGTGTTCAGCGGTCATAGAAGTGCAGTGTCCAGCGGTCATAGAAGTGCAGTGTCCAGCGGTCATAGAAGTGCAGTGTCCAGCGGTCATAGAAGTGCAGTGTCCAGCGGTCATAGAAGTGCAGTGTCCAGCGGTCATAGAAGTGCAGTGTCCAACCTTACTTTGGTAAActtaatttgctaa
- the LOC128234434 gene encoding gamma-secretase subunit PEN-2-like encodes MDLKRVKNEEKLNLCKKYYQGGFALLPFLWFVNSVWFFREAFLRPHFEEQKQMRTYVMRSILGSVLWICAIVTWVTVFQLKRAEWGPTADYMSFIIPRGEL; translated from the exons ATGGATTTAAAGCGGGTCAAAAATGAGGAGAAGCTGAATTTATGCAAGAAGTACTACCaag GAGGGTTTGCCCTGCTGCCGTTCCTCTGGTTCGTGAACTCTGTCTGGTTTTTCCGGGAGGCATTTCTGAGACCACACTTTGAGGAGCAAAAACAGATGCGTACCT ATGTGATGCGATCCATTTTAGGTTCTGTGTTGTGGATCTGCGCTATAGTTACCTGGGTAACAGTGTTCCAGTTAAAGCGGGCGGAGTGGGGTCCAACTGCCGACTATATGTCCTTCATCATTCCACGAGGGGAACTCTGA
- the LOC128234430 gene encoding chitin deacetylase 7-like isoform X1, with protein sequence MRMLVILLGLLGSSFQQSCDPTVCTVENNCRCYNDPKPPGDLTNSEIPQIVMLSFEGTINTDSNEYYNQILAASNPNSCPITATFFIQDDGSDYKLVKNMYDKGCELGVNSLKGTAPKSSTGWIDDIKAVVQSLTDVGVKPEDIQGIRVPQLEVGGTDQFIGMEKNGLVYDTSCAIESLSQKTTLIWPYTLDYTTVPKCDHGETPDKPFKEVPLCITGVWEFLIADYHDLSGQGLPCVVPSACRNITDKRAAFDLFFNSFTDHYNGGRTPFNMLIDPAFAANQDLRDGTIEFLQYIRAAFGSDVWIVSIQKALQWIQDPTPLANLTTFAPWSC encoded by the exons ATGCGCATGCTCGTGATCCTGCTTGGCCTTCTTGGCTCCTCCTTCCAGCAGTCATGTGACCCGACGGTCTGCACCGTAGAAAACAATTGCCGTTGCTACAACGACCCAAAGCCGCCCGGTGATCTCACG AACAGCGAGATCCCACAGATCGTCATGCTGTCATTCGAGGGCACAATCAACACGGATAGCAACGAATACTACAATCAGATCTTGGCCGCCAGCAACCCCAACAGCTGTCCAATCACCGCCACCTTCTTCATACAG GACGACGGCAGCGACTACAAACTCGTCAAGAACATGTACGACAAAGGGTGTGAACTGGGAGTCAACTCACTGAAAGGAACAGCTCCAAAAAGTTCTACTGGATGGATTGATGACATTAAAG CTGTTGTGCAATCTCTCACCGATGTCGGAGTGAAGCCTGAAGATATCCAGGGAATCCGGGTTCCACAACTCGAAGTCGGCGGAACCGATCAGTTCATTG GAATGGAAAAAAACGGTTTGGTGTACGATACCTCGTGCGCAATTGAAAGTCTTTCTCAGAAAACCACACTCATTTGGCCCTATACACTGGATTATACAACTGTTCCTAAATGTGACCATGGGGAAACACCCGATAAGCCCTTTAAAG AAGTGCCACTGTGTATTACAGGAGTGTGGGAGTTTCTGATTGCCGATTACCACGATCTGTCTGGCCAAGGTCTGCCATGCGTGGTACCATCCGCCTGCAGAAATATCACCGACAAGAGAGCCGCATTCGATCTCTTCTTTAACTC ATTCACGGACCATTACAACGGAGGAAGAACGCCTTTCAATATGCTGATTGACCCGGCTTTTGCCGCCAATCAGGACCTGAGAGACGGAACTATTGAGTTTCTGCAGTACATCCGAGCAGCGTTCGGG aGTGACGTATGGATTGTGTCCATCCAGAAGGCCCTACAGTGGATCCAGGACCCAACTCCTCTAGCCAACCTTACGACCTTTGCACCCTGGTCTTGCTAA
- the LOC128234430 gene encoding chitin deacetylase 7-like isoform X2: protein MRMLVILLGLLGSSFQQSCDPTVCTVENNCRCYNDPKPPGDLTNSEIPQIVMLSFEGTINTDSNEYYNQILAASNPNSCPITATFFIQDDGSDYKLVKNMYDKGCELGVNSLKGTAPKSSTGWIDDIKAVVQSLTDVGVKPEDIQGIRVPQLEVGGTDQFIGMGSNGLTYDSSCSNVGFSSPSTFIWPYTLDYVPGASCDNGDAPDKPFKGVWEFLIADYHDLSGQGLPCVVPSACRNITDKRAAFDLFFNSFTDHYNGGRTPFNMLIDPAFAANQDLRDGTIEFLQYIRAAFGSDVWIVSIQKALQWIQDPTPLANLTTFAPWSC, encoded by the exons ATGCGCATGCTCGTGATCCTGCTTGGCCTTCTTGGCTCCTCCTTCCAGCAGTCATGTGACCCGACGGTCTGCACCGTAGAAAACAATTGCCGTTGCTACAACGACCCAAAGCCGCCCGGTGATCTCACG AACAGCGAGATCCCACAGATCGTCATGCTGTCATTCGAGGGCACAATCAACACGGATAGCAACGAATACTACAATCAGATCTTGGCCGCCAGCAACCCCAACAGCTGTCCAATCACCGCCACCTTCTTCATACAG GACGACGGCAGCGACTACAAACTCGTCAAGAACATGTACGACAAAGGGTGTGAACTGGGAGTCAACTCACTGAAAGGAACAGCTCCAAAAAGTTCTACTGGATGGATTGATGACATTAAAG CTGTTGTGCAATCTCTCACCGATGTCGGAGTGAAGCCTGAAGATATCCAGGGAATCCGGGTTCCACAACTCGAAGTCGGCGGAACCGATCAGTTCATTG GAATGGGAAGCAACGGGCTGACTTACGATTCTTCTTGCTCCAATGTGGGGTTTTCCTCCCCGAGTACCTTTATCTGGCCTTACACCCTCGACTACGTGCCTGGGGCCTCGTGTGACAACGGTGATGCACCAGACAAGCCCTTCAAAG GAGTGTGGGAGTTTCTGATTGCCGATTACCACGATCTGTCTGGCCAAGGTCTGCCATGCGTGGTACCATCCGCCTGCAGAAATATCACCGACAAGAGAGCCGCATTCGATCTCTTCTTTAACTC ATTCACGGACCATTACAACGGAGGAAGAACGCCTTTCAATATGCTGATTGACCCGGCTTTTGCCGCCAATCAGGACCTGAGAGACGGAACTATTGAGTTTCTGCAGTACATCCGAGCAGCGTTCGGG aGTGACGTATGGATTGTGTCCATCCAGAAGGCCCTACAGTGGATCCAGGACCCAACTCCTCTAGCCAACCTTACGACCTTTGCACCCTGGTCTTGCTAA
- the LOC128234430 gene encoding chitin deacetylase 7-like isoform X3, translating into MRMLVILLGLLGSSFQQSCDPTVCTVENNCRCYNDPKPPGDLTNSEIPQIVMLSFEGTINTDSNEYYNQILAASNPNSCPITATFFIQDDGSDYKLVKNMYDKGCELGVNSLKGTAPKSSTGWIDDIKAVVQSLTDVGVKPEDIQGIRVPQLEVGGTDQFIGMEKNGLVYDTSCAIESLSQKTTLIWPYTLDYTTVPKCDHGETPDKPFKGVWEFLIADYHDLSGQGLPCVVPSACRNITDKRAAFDLFFNSFTDHYNGGRTPFNMLIDPAFAANQDLRDGTIEFLQYIRAAFGSDVWIVSIQKALQWIQDPTPLANLTTFAPWSC; encoded by the exons ATGCGCATGCTCGTGATCCTGCTTGGCCTTCTTGGCTCCTCCTTCCAGCAGTCATGTGACCCGACGGTCTGCACCGTAGAAAACAATTGCCGTTGCTACAACGACCCAAAGCCGCCCGGTGATCTCACG AACAGCGAGATCCCACAGATCGTCATGCTGTCATTCGAGGGCACAATCAACACGGATAGCAACGAATACTACAATCAGATCTTGGCCGCCAGCAACCCCAACAGCTGTCCAATCACCGCCACCTTCTTCATACAG GACGACGGCAGCGACTACAAACTCGTCAAGAACATGTACGACAAAGGGTGTGAACTGGGAGTCAACTCACTGAAAGGAACAGCTCCAAAAAGTTCTACTGGATGGATTGATGACATTAAAG CTGTTGTGCAATCTCTCACCGATGTCGGAGTGAAGCCTGAAGATATCCAGGGAATCCGGGTTCCACAACTCGAAGTCGGCGGAACCGATCAGTTCATTG GAATGGAAAAAAACGGTTTGGTGTACGATACCTCGTGCGCAATTGAAAGTCTTTCTCAGAAAACCACACTCATTTGGCCCTATACACTGGATTATACAACTGTTCCTAAATGTGACCATGGGGAAACACCCGATAAGCCCTTTAAAG GAGTGTGGGAGTTTCTGATTGCCGATTACCACGATCTGTCTGGCCAAGGTCTGCCATGCGTGGTACCATCCGCCTGCAGAAATATCACCGACAAGAGAGCCGCATTCGATCTCTTCTTTAACTC ATTCACGGACCATTACAACGGAGGAAGAACGCCTTTCAATATGCTGATTGACCCGGCTTTTGCCGCCAATCAGGACCTGAGAGACGGAACTATTGAGTTTCTGCAGTACATCCGAGCAGCGTTCGGG aGTGACGTATGGATTGTGTCCATCCAGAAGGCCCTACAGTGGATCCAGGACCCAACTCCTCTAGCCAACCTTACGACCTTTGCACCCTGGTCTTGCTAA